Proteins from one Mytilus galloprovincialis chromosome 11, xbMytGall1.hap1.1, whole genome shotgun sequence genomic window:
- the LOC143051387 gene encoding heavy metal-binding protein HIP-like, whose product MKNIFISMLFITCIIFASVYGGQDCSRKIGKAKAALSEAIHTLQNTKKEFLGETGSPIPSSKVAFHARLTNSITLGSTQTVIFDHVITNIGKAYNQHTGHFTAPSNGIYFFACTFLQYGVRLHLQMVQNSSEISKGYAQRGDAASGSMSAVIYLNKGDVVKVRHYPGQESQTIHGDWSYFMGYLL is encoded by the exons atgaaaaacatatttattagCATGTTATTCATAACATGCATAATTTTTGCATCTGTTTACGGTGGACAGGACTGTAGCCGAAAAATTG GTAAAGCAAAGGCGGCATTGTCAGAAGCAATACATACTCTGCAGAATACCAAGAAAGAATTTCTTGGTGAAa caGGTTCACCGATCCCTTCCAGTAAAGTTGCATTTCATGCAAGATTGACAAATTCTATAACCCTTGGTTCGACACAGACTGTTATTTTTGACCACGTTATAACCAATATTGGTAAAGCATACAACCAACACACAGGTCATTTCACAGCACCCTCTAATGGAATATACTTCTTTGCCTGTACATTTCTACAGTACGGAGTACGTCTACATCTTCAAATGGTTCAGAACAGCAGCGAAATATCAAAAGGGTATGCACAACGTGGTGACGCAGCGTCAGGATCGATGAGCGCAGTAATATATCTGAACAAGGGAGATGTTGTCAAAGTGCGTCATTATCCTGGCCAAGAGTCGCAAACTATACATGGCGATTGGAGCTACTTTATGGGTTATCTTCTCtaa